A stretch of the Gossypium hirsutum isolate 1008001.06 chromosome D07, Gossypium_hirsutum_v2.1, whole genome shotgun sequence genome encodes the following:
- the LOC107936725 gene encoding bet1-like SNARE 1-1 — protein MNPRRDMRNSRVALFDGIEEGGIRASSSYSHEIDEHENERAMEGLQDRVNLLKRLSGDIHEEVDSHNRMLDWMGNGMDASRGILSGTMDKFKMVFETKSSRRMFTLVASFVVVFLFIYYLTR, from the exons ATGAATCCTCGAAG GGACATGCGTAACAGCAGAGTTGCACTCTTTGATGGCATCGAGGAAGGTGGCATAAGGGCCTCATCTTCTTACTCACATGAAATCGATGAACATGAAAATGAAAGAGCAATGGAAGGATTGCAAGATAGAGTCAATCTACTGAAGAGA CTGTCAGGTGATATACATGAGGAGGTCGATAGCCACAATCGCATGCTGGATTGGATG GGAAATGGTATGGATGCATCTAGGGGAATACTCTCAGGAACTATGGACAAGTTTAAGATG GTATTTGAGACCAAATCAAGCAGAAGAATGTTTACATTGGTGGCATCTTTTGTGGTTGTTTTCCTTTTCATATACTATCTTACTAGGTAG
- the LOC107936746 gene encoding deoxyhypusine hydroxylase, with product MCSLVDGVSASDMEKFLCDRLLDPTQPISERFRALFSLRNLKGPAPRNALIQATRDSSNLLAHEAAFALGQMQDAEAIPALEVVLNDLSLHPIVRHEAAEALGAIGLESNIPLLKNSLVLDPAPEVRETCELALQRIEELKSDGSDDKSSMTEKSPFLSVDPAAPASSHSSVDKLREVLLDEARGMYERYSALFALRNHGGEEAVSAIIDSLGAKSALLKHEVAYVLGQLQNKAASAALSNILRNETEHPMVRHEAAEALGSIADDQSVALLEEFARDPEPIVSQSCEVALSMLEFERAGKSFEFLFMQTPVVH from the exons ATGTGTTCCTTGGTCGACGGCGTATCAGCATCCGACATGGAGAAATTTCTATGCGACCGGTTGCTTGACCCGACACAACCCATATCCGAGCGCTTCCGAGCTCTCTTCTCCCTTCGCAACCTCAAAGGCCCTGCCCCTCGCAACGCTCTCATTCAAG CGACAAgggattcatcaaatttgttgGCTCATGAAGCTGCATTTGCATTGGGTCAAATGCAAGATGCTGAAGCTATTCCTGCTTTGGAAGTAGTTCTAAATGATCTTTCTTTGCATCCCATCGTTCGTCATGAG GCAGCTGAAGCACTTGGTGCCATTGGTTTGGAGAGTAACATTCCTCTTTTGAAGAATAGTTTGGTTCTAGATCCTGCTCCAGAAGTCCGTGAAACATGTGAACTGGCTCTCCAGCGAATTGAGGAGTTAAAATCCGATGGTAGTGATGACAAATCATCCATGACAGAAAAGTCACCCTTCTTGTCAGTTGATCCTGCTGCACCAGCTTCATCTCATTCATCTGTTGATAAACTTAG GGAGGTGCTGTTGGATGAAGCAAGAGGCATGTATGAGAGGTATTCAGCTCTCTTTGCTCTTCGGAACCATGGTGGAGAGGAAGCTGTTTCTGCCATTATTGATTCTTTGGGGGCCAAAAGTGCTTTGTTGAAGCATGAG GTTGCTTATGTCTTGGGTCAATTGCAAAATAAAGCTGCTTCAGCTGCACTTAGCAATATACTCAGGAATGAGACTGAGCACCCAATGGTTAGACATGAAGCTGCTGAAGCTCTCGGTTCCATTGCAG ATGATCAAAGTGTAGCACTTCTTGAGGAATTTGCTAGGGATCCTGAGCCCATTGTCTCACAGAGCTGTGAAGTCGCTCTTAGCATGCTGGAATTTGAGAGAGCAGGAAAATCATTTGAG TTCC